ttaccACCATATCctgtatatttaaatgatgtACATGTATATgtatctttattaaaataatatcttattgtagtttctttttctaattttttattatatatttgattaCCAATAATTAATTCTTGTTCACATGGTGATATATAAGATTTTGGACAACAATATCCTTGTATATTTGATATATCATATGAACAATAATGTGTTTTTTTAAGACAATTATCATTACTTGtacatataattaatttatgataTGAATTTAATGATGGTATACCATTTgaacataaattattatattgttctttatttttataatttgatattttactattaattatacatcttttaatacaatcatttttagtaaaaaaattattaccaTTAGATGATTGtcctttaaaaaaaaatggtataCAATTATGAAATATTGAATTATAATACCAtctttgtataaataaatttccaATACCAGGTTCTAATGGAAGTTTACATATATCatcattattttgtttattatcagttaaattatgaataaattctttatatGCTGATGATGAAATTTCTTGAATTGGTCgtcttcttttattatttttatttgttatatttgttataatacCACCACCTACATGTCCATCATATGGTAATggttgataataattttcaaatcCCCATATTGTTTCTTGATTATTATGAAATGTTTCCTCATTTGGATATTTTattctatatttattatcatatggatttatatattcattaacattaaattgattattattattattattaataaaattttgttcttcatttgaataaaatttttcatttttataattaattggaggaataattttaataatttttggtaTAGTATAACtttcttcttttatattattttcaacaattattgtatcattattattttttttataactattaaatattaattttgaagATAATTTTGGTTCAATTGTTGTTATTGTTGTTGATATAGTATTACTATTAGTAGTAGTTGTTGAAAAAGTTGTTGTAGCTAAAGTTGTTGGAGATGTAACTGTAGTACTAGTGATTGGAATAATAGTTGTTGTCCCAGCAACTAAAACTTTATCTGGTTGTAATGAAATAATACACAATTCTGTACATTGTTTTCTTGAAATAAAACGATTATTATTTCCATTATTtcctttataaaaaaaatttttacatactctatgtttataatcataataatatcttaatattttcatatttccTGTTCCATtagtatatttttcaaaacatGATGATAATTGTAATTTCCCATTACCACATGTTTCTTCACAATCTtgaaatgatttaaaattattataattaccACCATAACCTTTgtatgaaaatttaatacatttagATAAAACtctatcaaaataaaatcttttttcaatagtattattttcatcTAAACTAATTCCATTATCAGGTGTTTGTGTACATGGATCAAAATTACTTGTAACAGGAGCATCATTACTTAcatgaaaaatatttccacctatcttttgaataaaattattttcatttaaaagagtttcttcaattttttttgaaaacatTCCACACATTAATTGACATTTTTCATAagattcaaaattattttcattaccTCCAATACCATAATACATAAATGATTCACATTCTCTTgaatgtatattaaaaacatatcTTAATGATACCTCATAACCATATccaattttttttggtaatcCACAAATATTACTaacttctttatttttaggacaacaataatataatgaGGGATATATTCCACCATTATGACACCAAAATCCTAAAGGACAATGAGATGTTTCATTACATGATACTGGTTTATCATTTGAAGATAACAAAGGTAAACCATCTTCACATAATTTTCCAAgatctaataaaaaaaaatgtaaaaaaaaaagttaaaaaaataaaaatacctGTATTgttattaacaatattactatagctgtttttaatatataaaacatttaataaaataaagaccTCACAAAACTTCctcattttaattaaatgaacagaagataaaattattaataagtaAAACTCAAagaaataaacaaatatttaccAAATAAGGAATCTTTATTTGCTTTGACAAAAagattaaaagtttttaattgatatgtaaataagttttctttttaaataattttattaaatacaattattaaatcaaCAAATGGGAATGAAAAAAATCACATTAAGAGACCCGAAGAATAAAATTAGCTGTTTTTACAACTCATCGTGTCCTTCCTCATCACCTTTCTCTTCTTCCTTAGGTTCATCTTCATCTTTATCATCCTCTTTACTCTTATCCTCATCATCTTCTTCCTTCTCTTCACTCTTTTCAGCAGATGCTTTAGCAGCTTCCTCCATCTTCTTTCTCTCCTCTTCTTCAGCAGCCTTTCTCTTTTCCTCTTCAACAGGTTTCAATTTCATGTATGTCTTTTCAGAGAAAGCTTTGGCTTCTTCAGCAGAATcagtaataataatgttatcaAAGATAGTACCAGATTTGACTTGCCAAATGTCAATACCAATAGCACCAATATCTTTGTATAGATAAAGTTCATCATCTGGAGCATATTCTGGATTGTCAATTTCTGGATGGATCCAAACTCCTTTGTAATCTGGGTTTTTGATTTGTTTTGGTTTCCATTCACCTTTGAATTCAGGATTGTCAATCATTGGTGGTTCCCAGTCACCATCCATCTCATCATCCCAATCTTCTGGTTTTTTAGCATCTGGGTCTGGGATGTGTTCTGGTTTTTCCCAGTCATCAGGCTTAGTGTCTTCTGGATCATCAATGTATTCTCTCTCATCCCAATCTTCTGGTTTTTTAGCATCTGGATCCTTGATCTTCTTTGGTGGAAGTAATTCCCAATCAGATTCAAGATCTCCTTTGCGAACAGATTCGTTATCAAGAAGGACTTCGTAAGTGTTGTCTGGGTTAAGAATGAGTGTATATTGGTGAGTAGCTTCATCATGTGGAGCTGGAATTTCTTTACTAATAAGATGATTTTTTCCTTTGTAGTTAAGAATGACGTGGATTTTTTTGGTTGGTCCACAAATATCTGGTCCAAACATGATATTGTACTCAGTTTCACCGTGGAATTTCTCGAGATCAACATCAGACTTAAGGAGTTTAAGATAACCACCGCCACAATCAATTCCTTGTTCGTGTTTAACAGTAAATTGAATAACAAGTGTCTTTCCTTTATTACTAAATTTCTTAAACTTGGTAGCAATATCATAAAATCTAGCATCATTCATAGTCTTTAAACCCGTATCACGCTCCTCATCACCGAAGTGTTTACCGGCAGACAATTCAAATTTACCAAGATCATCTTTGTGTTTAGAAACTACCCAACGGTCAGCATAAGTTTTGTCTAAAATTGAGtcgataaaaaaaaattattttttatatattataaaaaaaacataccgAATTCTTCCTTGAAAAAAACTTCGCCAGATACGGCCAGGACAATTGTACCAAGTACAAAAAGGAGAGTGCGCATATTGATGTATTTGTGAAACACTACTGACCAAAATAATATCAACCTTATAAATACTAGGAATTGTACAACATATATCTAATATAAGGGTGGAGAATATTGACACGTCACTGTTTGACTTGTCAATTTGTTTGTTTCCTATTGGTTATATTAATGAGTATAGCCAATGATAGAATGACAGCTATATACACGTGTTATATATGCATTCGCCACAAGAACCAATCTATATTAGTTCATTATGAAGAACATACAAATGTGGTTCACGAAGGTCTTCTTATTTAACCAATGTGGCATACACAATACATATAAACAAAACTTTTCTggcattatttaatttttataggttcatttattaaaaagttatttttccAGTTtgaaattgatattttaattaattttttagatctttgataaatttatttgttgtagatttttaatttttttttttaaatagcttattgttttttaatgcattatttataatatttttttaatttttgaaacaaaaattattttttaaaatacaaataaaagtcatagtaaaaaacatattaaaaataagagataaaaatacatttaataaacaaaaatcaTTTTCTAGTATTTTCATGtattaaattaatgattATAAGATTAAAGAATATCAATTTCcaaataataaatcattttcataatattttctttttctaatgagaagcaataaaatatatactaaaaaaagttgtaactattctgaaaataatagtaatttaaattaaatgctACGGAATTGTGATGGAAACTTTCAAGAAcagaatattattattttataaaagtgtTCTATCTTTGAAATATtctttacaaaaaataaaaacactAAAGCtcatgaataaaatttattgtatataataaagtaatagaaaaactaataaaataatatgcaAAGttagaataatataaataatctatttaaaaaagaaaaaaagttaagatgaaacttttaaaaccacaaggtaatatatttaaacattatataaaacCATTTTCGAAAGAGAATTACAACTAAGACTTTCaatagtaaatatttttgataagaaaattataactttgaaaaaaaatatttgtttattaaagCTTTTCTAGTGACtgaaaaactttataaaaatttgtagtgttttttaaaataaaaatgtcaatgttataattcaaaataaaatagaaaatatttgaagCATATGATACTAAATATTcagatataaataaaaaacttaatttaattataaaatattttaataactttttcaaaataaaaacatttagattaatataatgacatattttatgaatcatttttaaaaagactcttcgaaaataatatttttcgaGTTTCTGAATTTAAAAGTGGAGactaaaaagtttatttaaatattgaaaattattaataacatttcAAATTACTTCTATTAATGATAATGCTACTGACAAAATTATGAAACATGgtattagttttaaaaaaaagatgttgAAGATTACAAAATGattcaaatttattacaaGAACAGAAGATTTTTGATATTCAAATACTATAAATGTGGAAACTATACAATAGTCAACTTCCATTTTTAGAAAACATTTTCATACTGGTCAATTTTCTATAATGTAACTATTTTacaaagtattaaaaaatcagGTTCTATgctaatataaaagataacaTAATATGTTATCTgtacttttttaatagataaactttcgtgtattatattttatgttattagGTCCAATAATGTTCATTTATAAGTTGAttagattatttaaattttatatgttgAATTAATGAGAATGATTTatgaattaattaaaaaaaaataaaaatctataaattacataaatcattaaaacaaaatttaacatcattctgaaagtttatatttttaattttcttaaaaattcttaaatGACCTTTATCACCATACTTTGATTCAACATCTCTTCTTGTACTTCTTCGATTTTTTCTTGTAAAACACCCTTGTATATATCTTTCCTCTATCTTTGTATCATTAATGATAAGATAACCTAAACCAAAATAGCAACCAAGGGTAACATCTGCAAAACATGTCTCCTTTTTATATACAGGATTACTACAGAGTCTGTTGTCTCCCTTTATCATAGTATTGTTATCAATCgtacatttattaatacaacgtattttatcatttttttggGTAAAATTCTCATCAAACTTTTTACCAATTacgttatataaaaagaaatagataaatatatgaacaatatatattttcatcacaattttttttttttttaaaaaaaagcaaataatgttcttttaaaaatatatttaaatataaatcatatttcaattatattagaaatattcaatgaaagtttaaattaaaatttttatggtaTTTACAATTGAATCACGTGTTTTTGCTAATATACCCTATTTATGGTCAATttgtgttaaaaaataatttttaagagTATTAGATTAgataacaattaataaaaattttgatatgttaaaaaaaatttttttttctataatataagtatttttatacttaaaaattattatttatattatattgggaaaagaatattatataattttagatCAGGTTAGTATTTGTTatgattaatatataaattaaaataaaaatactatagTTTAGAGTTGTAGATTGACATCACGTGTTTATTGGACAATTACCACTATAATTTAACAATGCCATTTATAATAagtcaattaaaaataaatgttgaaCCAGctcttattattttatcactaTGTATAGGAATATTAATAACTGTTATAccattatttacattttggGGAAGATGTGTTGAGATTGCAGATCAATATTTACCAACACCCATGGATAAAGATTATGGAAATAATACAATAAGATGtgctaatatttttagtataaatgAAACAATGTTAAGAAATGGTATTGAAGAAGATATAGCtgaaatgaaaatttattatcaattagCTGGTGGTATACCAACATTAATATCATCACCAATTTTAGGTTTATGGTCTGATGTTTATGGTGGtagaaaaaaagttttaacaacaacattatttggtttagttatatatataagtttaCAATTATATACAGCATTAAATTATGACAAAATTAATATGTGGTATCCAATGATATTTGCAGAATTTATAATGGGTTGTTTTGGAGGTATTGCAACAATTTTTACAAGTGCTGTAGCAATTTTAATTGATGACAGTAGAAAAGGAATGGATGATGGTGGAATTCCAATGAGAATTACAATAACAACAGCATTtcaatctttatttttattatttggtAATTATTTAGCATCATATTTTATGTTTCCAGCAACTATAAGTATTCAAAAACATTCAAAttcttatattatattaatatttatatcatttattagttcaattttgatttttatatatacagctatatttgtaaaaacaaataaaaatgaagaaaatataCCTAATGAAACATTATGGCAAATGTTTGGATCAGTTTTTAGTGGTTTATTAGATGTTTTAAAAACTCCAAGAAGAGGATATTTAAGATgtgttataaatatatcaatgtTTCTTGTTTTTATTGATTGTATGACAAGTGATCCAAGTTTATTtgttcttttattaaaaggtACACCATTCTATTGGCCAGATGttaattttacttattatataatgttaaaaactGCTATTGGATGTATTGGTATGGCAATTATtcctttaattttatcatattttaatattcatgGTAAAGATTCAATATTACTTATGATTGGTTTTATAGCAGCTTCAATAATTGCATTTCTAACAGCATTTGCTGAAActaattatttgatttttataacaGGAAGTTTATACTTTTTTGCAGCTGTTACACAACCAGGATTTAGAACATTCCTTCCTAAACTTGTAGGTGAAGATCAAACAGCACGTCTATTTACATTAATATCATTACTTTATGTAATTGCACCAATTTTAAGTTTAacttttcttaatattatatatgaaaaaacttttaaagaaTGGCCTGGTTTTGTATTTGTTATAATaggaatttttaattgttttggTGTTATTTCTCAATTTATAAGTCACTATCTTTTACTGCCAATGTGGAAAGAAAATAcgataaattataatattcttgaaaacaatgaataataatatattttgtacaaagataaaataaattatttaaaatattaacatttaaaaattttttcttatcattaatatGTATGCTTGTGTAAATTGTATAAAGATAAAtcatcattaataataattaaaacaaatataatatttgtataattattttaataatttataaagtttaaaaatagataatacATATCAAATTaacttactttttttttctaaattatatcaatacaaatttttaatcttgatacatattttatactctatattagttttaatttaaaaaaaataatgatgttTGCATATAATAGTACATAATAAACTTTTCAAACATCTGAATggtttcaaaattattataagattaatgattgaaaaaattattaacattatataaaaataaattttttttttggtaaataataatcaatataaatatagaaaaaaaaagtttaacaaattatataaaaaataattcgaATTATAGAGGTAATATCaggaaaaattattattaaatatttctattatttatatacttttcactaattttaaaaattttatgttataaattactatctaaatttttcattttcaattaattttaagaatatttttaagcattaaaattaaaaaaaaaactattattttatttttataagtttttttaatattacaaaattattgataaatatgaacatttttaaacattaatttaattttctataataaaaaattgtggtgtatataaaagttaaataatgtaataaaattatatactaattttatataatcattaatgatcatagtattatatattactttaaaaactattaatatacatatatatttgatatatttttgataaataaatttagaattaaatatttttaattaaaagtacatattaatattgaaaaCACTCTTTATTATAGgtgatttttataacaacattttaaaaattatttttaaatgacaaGATGTTTAAGtttattcaaattatttaattttttaaatttgttgttaacatttataattatattatgataaaaaaataacttttattttttttaagtataattTATGTTAGTATTAAAActatactttaaatttttaaatatactatatattaaaaaaaaataaagaaaaatattaataaaaatattttatcaatgggcaataatttaataaaacttcatcttattgtatattaaaaataatgagaAAAGATCATTTACTATATTGAAAGAATGAGAGcatgtttaaatatatctagGAAATTCACATATAGGATAACCTTTAATATCCTTAGGGTTAACTGCTACACCAACTGTTTCAACAGAAAATCTACCATCTTTTCTTTTGAGAATTTGAGCTGTAAGTGCCAACCAACAAACATTTCCTGCAATTTTTGCGCATCTATGCTTAGTAACTATATAATAAAGTCTAACCCTTGTTCTTCTTCCAACTCTTTCATGAGCTTTACGAACTTCACATACATCTACACGATTGAATCCTCTTCCAagatatttattgtaaagtTTAGTAGCTCTTTCAGCATAAGAATATACTAAACCTGAATCAGcataactaattttttttttttcataatctTTACAAAAACAACTAATAACTAggaatacaaaaattatataaaaaggtataaaaagtttagaaTTCATTCTTATCATGGTACTTCATCatttattatgattatatacttgttttattattgacatatgaaatattttattaacaaaaaattaatagtattCTTATGCTTCCACACTACTATTTgctattataattaaaataaaatattaaataattataaacaaaaatgtGAAATTATGCTTTATATGTACTTTTAATCAACATATCATTATTGAAATATTGTGATTTGTAAACAaaactaaataaatatttctaatgaaattgaaaaaagagATATGCTTACAAATTAAtcattgataaataataaatttttttttccaaaaaaagtgCGACAATTTTGTTATGagattaataaaaactaattttttaaaagataaaattaactaTAATATCCTGCCAAAAAAGTCTTATTACTTgggataaaaataaatattatataaaaattttaaagtttattttttaatatgaataaacaaaaatttttaataaaaataaactgaACTTTGAAATgtggaaaaaattttattttaaaagatcaaggaaacatatatttaacaGAAACTATTACACTGATGaagtatgaaaaaaattaaaaattaaagtaccattaaaaataaagaaaatagaaaaatatttaaagcattgaaaaataaaataaagaaagttCTTGACTTATTTTAATCTTAGCATatgaaaaagaatatatatatatctaataatatttttatgtaatttaatattttactctttagtttaatttattactaGTATCTGTTTGTCaaacattaatttaaattagtataaattaaaaaaatcaattgagtaaatcattttttgattttttagtcttgtaaaactttaataatagttattaaattatgttttttgAGAAATAACTTCAGAAATTTCTTGATCTGACTTTTTTATTGATTTAATACGTTAATAACAAattagataataatttttttaaagaaaaataagtaatatttataatattttttaatttggtAAACAATTTGTGctaaattaaaactttatttgtAAGAACTTGGTATTTGCTTAGTTGAACCAAAAAATTGTAGGTTAAAAGtggaaaaataaatgttgaatgattaaaaagtattcaaagtttttttttcaacttaattaaaaaaagtgagGATTCAAGATTTGAAAAATGGTAAAAAGAAACTCTCTGGCGGGGAATCGAACCCCGGTCTCGCACGTGACAGGCGCGGATACTCACCACTATACTACCAGAGATGTTCTTTAGCGTTTCTGAAGCACCTAAGACcccaaatttaaaaacatccATTAAATTgctattaaaaacatttctaGAGGTAATCTAAAGTGAAAAAAAcgaattttatatttataaataaaaaaaagttcatCTTCGTTATGAAAACGTTTTTAAAACCATTTctctaaattaaaa
This Strongyloides ratti genome assembly S_ratti_ED321, chromosome : 2 DNA region includes the following protein-coding sequences:
- a CDS encoding Calreticulin — translated: MRTLLFVLGTIVLAVSGEVFFKEEFDKTYADRWVVSKHKDDLGKFELSAGKHFGDEERDTGLKTMNDARFYDIATKFKKFSNKGKTLVIQFTVKHEQGIDCGGGYLKLLKSDVDLEKFHGETEYNIMFGPDICGPTKKIHVILNYKGKNHLISKEIPAPHDEATHQYTLILNPDNTYEVLLDNESVRKGDLESDWELLPPKKIKDPDAKKPEDWDEREYIDDPEDTKPDDWEKPEHIPDPDAKKPEDWDDEMDGDWEPPMIDNPEFKGEWKPKQIKNPDYKGVWIHPEIDNPEYAPDDELYLYKDIGAIGIDIWQVKSGTIFDNIIITDSAEEAKAFSEKTYMKLKPVEEEKRKAAEEEERKKMEEAAKASAEKSEEKEEDDEDKSKEDDKDEDEPKEEEKGDEEGHDEL
- a CDS encoding Major facilitator superfamily and Major facilitator superfamily domain, general substrate transporter-containing protein; amino-acid sequence: MPFIISQLKINVEPALIILSLCIGILITVIPLFTFWGRCVEIADQYLPTPMDKDYGNNTIRCANIFSINETMLRNGIEEDIAEMKIYYQLAGGIPTLISSPILGLWSDVYGGRKKVLTTTLFGLVIYISLQLYTALNYDKINMWYPMIFAEFIMGCFGGIATIFTSAVAILIDDSRKGMDDGGIPMRITITTAFQSLFLLFGNYLASYFMFPATISIQKHSNSYIILIFISFISSILIFIYTAIFVKTNKNEENIPNETLWQMFGSVFSGLLDVLKTPRRGYLRCVINISMFLVFIDCMTSDPSLFVLLLKGTPFYWPDVNFTYYIMLKTAIGCIDSILLMIGFIAASIIAFLTAFAETNYLIFITGSLYFFAAVTQPGFRTFLPKLVGEDQTARLFTLISLLYVIAPILSLTFLNIIYEKTFKEWPGFVFVIIGIFNCFGVISQFISHYLLLPMWKENTINYNILENNE